Genomic window (Aquimarina sp. BL5):
ATCGATTAGTTACAGTAATTCTAGATAGGTTGGTATCTCCATCCCAATTATATGCATAATTACCTCTATTAGAACTGTGATATGGATATTTAGTAATAAATGCTTTGCTTGCGGGATGTTTTTGTTCTGTAGGACTTTCGATTAAACCATAATAGGTAGCATACAATCCAATCTCGATAAAGACCATTGTGAGTCCTCCCCAAAGAGAATTATCTCCATAAGATGAATTAGATGACGTTCTAGAATTAGGGGAGGATGAATAATAGTTATTATTTTGAGACAACCCTTTCTCAGCTTTTTCAAGTTTCCCCTGACTGTTCCCTTGAAAAGTAAAAAACGATAAGAATAAAATAAAAAATATATGTCTCATAATGTGATTGTATAGAATCTTGAATAGGGAATTAACACGAATTATACCATTTTTTAAAATATGTTATCATTCCCTCCGATAGAACTATAAATCATTTCAATTTAGGAACTTTATAATCTTAACTTTTCAACCTATCTTTGCGTTTAGAATCATTCTAGATTGATTCATTGTTAGAAAAAGAAATAATACTCATGAAGTTAGAAAAATCGGATATATTAAAAGCGCTAGAAACCATTACGGTTGCCGGAGAAGGAAAGAACATGGTGGAGAGTGGTGCAGTGAAAAATATAATTACTTTTGGAGATGAAGTAATTGTTGATTTAGAATTGTCTACACCTGCATTACATATCAAAAAGAGGGCAGAAGTTGATGTGATGAAAGCTATTCATGATAAAGTGTATGAAAAGGCCAAAATAAAGGTGAATATTAAAGTAGAAGCTCCTGCTGCTAAACAACCTGAAAAAAATGTAATCAAGGGAAAACCGATTCCTGGAATTAAAAATATTATTGCCGTTGCCTCTGGAAAAGGGGGAGTTGGTAAATCTACTGTGACTTCTAACTTAGCTGTTACTTTAGCGAAAATGGGTTTTAGTGTTGGATTATTAGATGCAGATATCTACGGACCCTCTGCACCCATTATGTTTGATGTAGAAAGAGAAAGACCATTATCTGTAAAAGTAGGTTCTGCATCTAAAATGAAACCCGTTGAAAATTATGGGGTCAAAATATTGTCTATAGGATTTTTTACACAACCCAACCAAGCAGTAGTTTGGAGAGGTCCTATGGCTGCAAAAGCATTAAATCAAATGATTTTTGATGCAGCCTGGGGAGAATTAGATTTCTTACTATTGGATTTGCCTCCAGGAACAGGTGATATTCATTTATCGATTATGCAATCTTTACCGATTACGGGAGCTGTTGTAGTTAGTACACCTCAGAATGTAGCACTTGCTGATGCTAGAAAAGGAGTAGCAATGTTTCAACAAGAAAGTATTAGCGTGCCTGTGTTAGGGATCATAGAAAATATGGCATATTTTACTCCAGAAGAGCTTCCTAACAATAAATATTATATCTTTGGTAAAGAAGGTGCTAAACATCTTGCAGAAGATATTGATGTTCCGTTTTTAGGAGAAATACCTTTAGTTCAAAGTATACGTGAGGCAGGAGATGTAGGTCGTCCAGCTGCATTGCAAACAGCAACCCCTATTGAAAAGGCCTTCGAAGAATTAACAAGGAATGTTGTACAGGAAGTAGTGGATAGAAACGAAAATTTACCACCTACTGAGGCGATTAAAATAACAACAATGGCGGGATGCTCTGCTGTAAAAAAATAATAAATGACTTCTGAAGAATTAAGAATTAATGTAGAAAAAGCACTAGATGAAATTCGTCCTTTCTTAGAAAGTGATGGAGGAAATATTTCATTAATAGGTATAGAAGATGATAAGAGAGTCAAGGTACAACTTGAGGGTGCTTGTGTAGGTTGTAGTGTAAATCAAATGACCTTAAAATCGGGAGTTGAGATGACAATCAAGAAGTATGCTCCTCAAATTGAAGAGGTGTTAAACATCGAATAA
Coding sequences:
- a CDS encoding Mrp/NBP35 family ATP-binding protein, translated to MKLEKSDILKALETITVAGEGKNMVESGAVKNIITFGDEVIVDLELSTPALHIKKRAEVDVMKAIHDKVYEKAKIKVNIKVEAPAAKQPEKNVIKGKPIPGIKNIIAVASGKGGVGKSTVTSNLAVTLAKMGFSVGLLDADIYGPSAPIMFDVERERPLSVKVGSASKMKPVENYGVKILSIGFFTQPNQAVVWRGPMAAKALNQMIFDAAWGELDFLLLDLPPGTGDIHLSIMQSLPITGAVVVSTPQNVALADARKGVAMFQQESISVPVLGIIENMAYFTPEELPNNKYYIFGKEGAKHLAEDIDVPFLGEIPLVQSIREAGDVGRPAALQTATPIEKAFEELTRNVVQEVVDRNENLPPTEAIKITTMAGCSAVKK
- a CDS encoding NifU family protein; the encoded protein is MTSEELRINVEKALDEIRPFLESDGGNISLIGIEDDKRVKVQLEGACVGCSVNQMTLKSGVEMTIKKYAPQIEEVLNIE